CGTTGAGATAGAGACCGTCGGGTTCAAGGGCAAGGCCTGCGTTGACTTTGCAAGGCCTTTTAAAGAGGCCCTCGGAGAGGTTGAAGCCGAAAGGAAAAAACCCGAATACTACGCAAGAGGAGAGGTGAAAAAGTGGCAGAGTCAAACTCTGGAATAGAGATAACCCTTGAGTGGTGGACGCCAGAGGGGGCGGAACTCGTCTGCTCCCTCTGCGGGCAGTGTAGAGGCTGGGAATGGAGGAAGGAGAACCCGATTGAGGCTTTAGAA
The sequence above is a segment of the Thermovibrio ammonificans HB-1 genome. Coding sequences within it:
- a CDS encoding DUF2997 domain-containing protein; amino-acid sequence: MKEKMIVVVRPDGSVEIETVGFKGKACVDFARPFKEALGEVEAERKKPEYYARGEVKKWQSQTLE